A genomic segment from Helicobacteraceae bacterium encodes:
- a CDS encoding TraV family lipoprotein — protein sequence MIKRHLIAIPKAFTIITFAFFSALAFNGCASKTIVEIDERDIGDTLLKVDPEFAVDNQSSALRANYGADTRVPMRTQPKSAELIIAPHTTKDGVYHGYSAVWIVIEEGDWALGRFDNGSVPANARGRVVITPLK from the coding sequence ATGATTAAACGGCATTTAATCGCTATTCCAAAGGCTTTTACAATCATTACTTTCGCTTTCTTCTCCGCGCTTGCCTTTAATGGTTGCGCCTCTAAGACGATCGTTGAAATAGACGAGCGCGATATAGGCGATACGCTCTTAAAGGTCGATCCAGAGTTTGCCGTAGATAATCAATCCTCCGCGTTAAGGGCAAACTACGGAGCGGATACCCGCGTCCCTATGCGAACTCAACCCAAGTCGGCGGAGTTAATAATCGCCCCCCATACTACCAAAGACGGCGTATATCACGGATATTCGGCAGTGTGGATCGTAATCGAGGAAGGCGATTGGGCGTTAGGCAGATTCGATAACGGTAGCGTCCCAGCTAACGCTCGCGGCAGAGTCGTGATAACGCCGCTAAAGTAA